A single region of the Microcella sp. genome encodes:
- a CDS encoding ABC transporter substrate-binding protein, whose translation MMNRRAPSRWAALAVASLTVGALAACAPTDDSASEGDVTIRWWHNATSDPLQGLWADVAAEFEAANPGVTVEVTGYQNEDLQRTLIPNALQSGDAPDIFQVWPGGEVRAQAEAGYLKDLSAVAADLIAEYGGSVKPWEVDGVQYAMPFSFGITGIWYNTELFEQAGISSPPSTLDELEDAAAALKAIGVAPIAVGAGDLWPAGHWWYQFALNACSTSVLQQAIPARDFDDPCWIQAGENLEAFLETEPFNDGFLATPAQTGADSSAGLVANGNAAMEFMGPWNSGVIGSLTADAEVPPWLGWFPFPSVPGGAGDPTVTMGGGDGFGVSANAPDIAVELLKYIHSAEVQQRFAATGAGIAAHPAAADSLEDENLRQIADGLAGSSFVQLWLDSALGPEFGNPLNQAIVNIFGGVGTPEDVVKALKDTAAAL comes from the coding sequence ATGATGAACAGACGAGCACCGAGTCGCTGGGCGGCACTCGCCGTCGCCAGCCTCACCGTCGGAGCACTCGCAGCATGTGCGCCCACCGACGACTCTGCGTCGGAGGGCGACGTCACCATCCGCTGGTGGCACAACGCCACCTCTGACCCGCTGCAAGGCCTCTGGGCCGATGTCGCGGCCGAGTTCGAAGCAGCCAACCCCGGTGTCACCGTCGAAGTGACCGGCTACCAGAACGAAGACCTGCAGCGCACCCTGATTCCGAACGCCCTGCAATCGGGCGACGCCCCCGACATCTTCCAGGTGTGGCCAGGCGGCGAAGTTCGCGCGCAGGCCGAAGCGGGCTACCTCAAAGACCTGAGTGCGGTCGCGGCCGACCTCATCGCCGAGTACGGCGGATCGGTGAAGCCGTGGGAGGTCGATGGAGTGCAGTACGCCATGCCCTTCTCGTTCGGCATCACGGGCATCTGGTACAACACCGAACTGTTCGAGCAAGCAGGAATCTCATCACCCCCCTCGACGCTCGACGAGCTCGAAGATGCCGCGGCAGCGCTCAAGGCGATCGGTGTCGCACCCATCGCCGTCGGCGCGGGCGACCTCTGGCCGGCAGGCCACTGGTGGTACCAGTTCGCGTTGAACGCGTGCTCGACCTCGGTGCTGCAGCAGGCGATCCCCGCTCGCGACTTCGACGACCCGTGCTGGATCCAGGCAGGCGAGAACCTCGAGGCGTTCCTCGAGACCGAGCCGTTCAACGACGGCTTCTTGGCGACGCCCGCTCAGACCGGCGCCGACAGCTCGGCCGGACTCGTCGCCAACGGCAACGCGGCCATGGAGTTCATGGGGCCGTGGAACTCGGGCGTCATCGGCTCGCTGACCGCCGACGCCGAGGTGCCGCCGTGGCTCGGCTGGTTCCCCTTCCCGAGCGTGCCCGGCGGAGCCGGTGACCCGACGGTGACGATGGGTGGAGGCGACGGCTTCGGCGTGAGCGCCAACGCTCCCGACATCGCCGTCGAACTGCTGAAGTACATCCACAGCGCCGAGGTGCAGCAGCGCTTCGCGGCGACCGGTGCCGGCATCGCCGCCCACCCTGCGGCAGCAGACAGCCTCGAAGACGAGAACCTGCGGCAGATCGCCGACGGTCTCGCCGGGTCGTCGTTCGTGCAGCTCTGGCTCGACAGCGCGCTCGGCCCGGAGTTCGGCAACCCGCTCAACCAGGCCATCGTCAACATCTTCGGTGGCGTGGGTACGCCCGAAGACGTCGTCAAGGCACTGAAAGACACGGCCGCAGCGCTGTAG
- a CDS encoding aldo/keto reductase, whose amino-acid sequence MFDRPGIVLGVAALVLNEGATDERARDVVRAAVEAGAVAIDTARAYARVDDDSVGERVAVAGREARPEVPIITKAGHYRVSASAWNTDGGEQRLRADAALSAEVLGAPLDLLLLHRADRVDDLDDSVRTLAALRDEGVARAIGLSNASLEVLQQASSLTRIDAVQNRLGLGVDAFAEYRHCHEAGISFMAYAPFGGPRAAPLATRVPRVAALAANRGSSVHRAALAAMLDLLPGLWPVIGATRVESVRDAMAAVDDVVDDELRGALTDDLASRGVAI is encoded by the coding sequence ATGTTCGACCGGCCCGGAATCGTGCTCGGGGTGGCGGCGCTCGTGCTCAACGAGGGCGCCACCGATGAGCGCGCTCGAGACGTGGTGCGCGCGGCCGTGGAGGCGGGAGCGGTCGCGATCGACACGGCGCGCGCCTATGCCAGGGTCGACGACGACTCGGTCGGCGAGCGAGTTGCCGTCGCAGGCCGAGAGGCTCGACCGGAGGTGCCGATCATCACGAAGGCCGGCCACTACCGCGTCTCGGCATCGGCGTGGAACACCGACGGCGGCGAGCAGCGACTGCGCGCCGACGCTGCGCTGAGCGCCGAGGTTCTGGGGGCGCCGCTCGACCTGCTCCTGCTGCATCGAGCCGACCGGGTGGATGACCTCGACGACTCGGTGCGCACCCTGGCGGCGCTGCGCGACGAGGGGGTGGCGCGGGCGATCGGGCTGTCGAACGCCTCGCTCGAGGTGCTGCAGCAGGCGAGCTCGCTGACCCGCATCGACGCAGTGCAGAACCGGCTCGGGCTCGGGGTCGACGCCTTCGCCGAGTACCGCCACTGTCACGAGGCAGGCATCAGCTTCATGGCGTATGCGCCGTTCGGCGGCCCCCGCGCAGCACCGCTGGCCACTCGGGTTCCGCGCGTCGCCGCCCTCGCGGCGAACCGCGGCTCGTCGGTGCATCGCGCCGCGCTCGCCGCGATGCTCGACCTGCTGCCAGGGTTGTGGCCGGTGATCGGCGCCACGCGCGTCGAGTCGGTGCGCGACGCGATGGCCGCCGTCGACGACGTCGTCGATGACGAGCTTCGCGGGGCGTTGACCGACGACCTCGCGTCTCGCGGGGTGGCGATCTAG
- a CDS encoding ribose-5-phosphate isomerase: MTALQPLRIVVGSDGAGYRYKEAIKADLLASDLVADVHDVGVDADGHTPYPTVAIEAAERVARGEADRALLVCGTGLGVAIAANKVPGIRAATAHDSFSVERLVLSNNAQVLTLGERVVGLELARRLVREWLTYRFDESSASAEKVAEISAYEQHHVA, from the coding sequence ATGACCGCACTGCAACCGCTGCGCATCGTCGTCGGCTCAGACGGCGCCGGCTACCGCTACAAAGAGGCGATCAAGGCCGACCTGCTCGCGAGCGACCTCGTCGCCGACGTGCACGATGTCGGGGTCGACGCCGACGGGCACACGCCGTACCCGACCGTCGCCATCGAGGCGGCAGAGAGGGTGGCTCGCGGCGAGGCCGATCGCGCGCTGCTCGTGTGCGGCACCGGGCTCGGAGTCGCCATCGCGGCCAACAAGGTGCCCGGAATCCGGGCGGCGACCGCGCACGACAGCTTCTCGGTCGAACGCCTCGTGCTCAGCAACAACGCGCAGGTGCTGACCCTCGGTGAGCGTGTCGTCGGCCTCGAGCTCGCGCGCCGGCTCGTGCGCGAGTGGTTGACATACCGGTTCGACGAGTCGTCGGCCTCGGCAGAGAAGGTCGCCGAGATCTCCGCCTACGAGCAGCACCACGTCGCGTAG
- a CDS encoding carbohydrate ABC transporter permease produces the protein MTTSLQAGPAVTAGPAPTSRRPRTTGTGRKWLEIGLFAGPALIVFIMFVIVPVALAAVYSLYNWNALGPLERFIGIDNYVRALSDPLFLRAIGNNFTILIASILIQGPLAISIALLLNRKLPGRAVIRALIFVPYVLAEVIAGLSWKLLLSPRGGVNALLEAMGLGDLTQPWLANPDIALWVMFSILTWKYLGFAILLMLAGLQGVPEELHEAAAIDGANWWQIQTRITLPLLGPTIRIWVFLSMIGSLQLFDMVWVTTKGGPVGATNTMAVYMIQYGQGQYGYGSAIAVILFVISLAVALVYQRFAMRRDLAGSMTTGVR, from the coding sequence ATGACAACCTCACTCCAGGCAGGGCCCGCGGTCACCGCGGGCCCTGCCCCCACCTCGCGTCGTCCACGCACGACGGGCACCGGGCGAAAGTGGCTCGAGATCGGGCTCTTCGCCGGGCCTGCCCTGATCGTGTTCATCATGTTCGTGATCGTTCCCGTCGCGCTCGCCGCGGTCTACAGCCTCTACAACTGGAACGCGCTCGGCCCGCTCGAGCGCTTCATCGGCATCGACAACTATGTGCGCGCGCTGAGCGACCCGCTCTTCTTGCGCGCGATCGGCAACAACTTCACCATCCTCATCGCCTCGATCCTCATTCAGGGGCCACTCGCGATCTCGATCGCCCTCCTGCTCAACCGCAAGCTTCCCGGCCGCGCGGTGATCCGCGCCCTCATCTTCGTTCCCTACGTGCTCGCCGAAGTCATCGCCGGGCTCTCCTGGAAGCTGCTGCTCTCACCCCGAGGCGGTGTCAACGCCCTCCTCGAGGCCATGGGCCTGGGCGACCTCACGCAACCGTGGCTGGCGAACCCCGACATCGCGCTCTGGGTGATGTTCAGCATCCTGACCTGGAAATATCTGGGCTTCGCAATCTTGCTCATGCTGGCCGGGCTTCAAGGAGTACCCGAAGAACTCCATGAAGCTGCGGCCATCGACGGCGCCAACTGGTGGCAGATCCAGACACGCATCACGCTGCCCCTGCTCGGCCCGACCATTCGCATCTGGGTCTTCTTGTCGATGATCGGCTCACTGCAGCTGTTCGACATGGTCTGGGTGACGACGAAGGGCGGCCCGGTCGGCGCCACCAACACCATGGCGGTCTACATGATTCAGTACGGGCAGGGGCAGTACGGCTACGGCAGCGCCATCGCCGTCATCCTGTTCGTCATCTCACTGGCCGTGGCGCTCGTCTATCAGCGCTTCGCGATGCGGCGAGACCTCGCCGGCTCGATGACGACGGGGGTGCGCTGA
- a CDS encoding 1-phosphofructokinase family hexose kinase: MVDPTPRPAPIVTLTINPALDVSTSTVTVRPEHKMRCGPSRVDPGGGGVNVSRVIERLGGSSTAIYAVGGATGQAYRQLLEAEGIIGRAVAIEGSTRENLTIDETSTGKQFRFVLQGPTLSDDEWQRCLTATEAAMHWGGYVVPSGSLAPGVPDDLYARVARRARELGVRCIVDASGAALAAALDEGVYMVKPSGRELGELVGSPVSTIDEKTEAARQLVAEQKTEVVALTLGGDGAVLVTSERAVHVPTVPITVRSTVGAGDSFLAALVLRLAQGRDLDSAFRAGIAAGAATSTTEATELCHRADVEHFEEQLAR, encoded by the coding sequence ATGGTCGACCCCACGCCACGACCCGCCCCCATCGTCACGCTGACGATCAACCCTGCGCTCGACGTGAGCACGAGCACCGTCACCGTGCGGCCCGAGCACAAGATGAGATGCGGCCCGAGCCGCGTCGACCCGGGGGGCGGGGGAGTCAACGTCAGTCGAGTCATCGAGAGGCTCGGCGGCAGTTCGACGGCGATCTATGCGGTGGGCGGCGCCACCGGCCAGGCATACCGCCAGCTGCTCGAGGCAGAGGGCATCATCGGCAGGGCGGTGGCCATCGAGGGCAGCACGCGCGAGAACCTGACGATCGATGAGACGTCGACGGGAAAGCAGTTTCGTTTCGTCTTGCAGGGCCCCACGCTCAGCGACGACGAGTGGCAGCGCTGCCTGACCGCGACCGAGGCGGCAATGCACTGGGGCGGCTATGTCGTGCCGAGCGGGTCGCTCGCACCCGGTGTGCCAGACGACCTCTATGCACGGGTGGCCCGGCGAGCGCGAGAGCTGGGCGTGCGCTGCATCGTCGACGCATCGGGAGCCGCGCTCGCTGCTGCGCTCGACGAGGGCGTGTACATGGTCAAGCCCTCGGGCCGTGAGCTGGGTGAGCTCGTCGGCTCGCCCGTGTCGACGATCGACGAGAAGACCGAGGCTGCCCGGCAGCTGGTTGCCGAGCAGAAGACCGAGGTCGTGGCGCTGACGCTCGGCGGTGACGGTGCCGTGCTCGTGACCTCTGAGAGGGCGGTGCACGTGCCGACCGTGCCGATCACCGTGCGCTCGACGGTGGGGGCCGGAGACAGTTTTCTGGCGGCGCTGGTCTTGCGACTTGCCCAGGGTCGAGACCTCGACAGCGCCTTCAGGGCGGGCATCGCGGCAGGGGCGGCGACGTCGACCACTGAGGCCACCGAACTGTGCCACCGCGCCGATGTCGAGCACTTCGAGGAGCAGCTCGCCCGCTGA
- a CDS encoding triose-phosphate isomerase family protein, with translation MSASTLIGFSSKMYFSHARMLEWARTVAETCAEHPALTSRAAELFVLPSAPSIDAVSSILRGTGIAWGAQHCHPDDSGAHTGDISAAVLAELGCSFVEVGHAERRRDHGEGDELVARTTAAVLRNGMVPVLCLGETEQTTATAAAEVVLAQVDAALADAPEGRVVVAYEPVWAIGAPQPAPDAHIRAVVAAVRSALSATEARRGSAVIYGGSANPGLLTRLSDGVDGLFLGRFAHDPAAIRAILDEAGARV, from the coding sequence ATGAGCGCGTCGACTCTCATCGGGTTCAGCAGCAAGATGTACTTCAGCCACGCCCGCATGCTCGAGTGGGCTCGCACCGTCGCAGAGACCTGCGCTGAGCATCCCGCGCTGACCTCGAGAGCCGCCGAGCTGTTCGTACTTCCGAGCGCCCCCTCGATCGACGCGGTGTCATCGATTCTGCGCGGCACGGGCATCGCGTGGGGTGCTCAGCACTGCCACCCCGACGACTCTGGTGCGCACACCGGCGACATCAGCGCCGCCGTGCTGGCCGAGTTGGGATGCTCATTCGTCGAAGTCGGGCACGCCGAGCGGCGCCGCGACCATGGCGAGGGCGACGAGCTCGTCGCACGCACGACGGCTGCCGTGCTGCGCAACGGCATGGTGCCCGTGCTGTGCCTCGGAGAAACCGAGCAGACCACCGCAACCGCGGCCGCCGAGGTGGTGCTCGCGCAGGTCGACGCGGCGCTCGCCGACGCACCGGAGGGCCGAGTCGTGGTCGCCTACGAGCCGGTCTGGGCGATCGGAGCGCCGCAGCCCGCGCCCGACGCGCACATTCGCGCCGTGGTCGCCGCGGTGCGTTCAGCCCTGTCGGCGACGGAGGCGAGAAGAGGCAGCGCGGTGATCTACGGTGGAAGCGCGAATCCGGGTCTGCTGACCCGGCTCTCCGACGGCGTCGACGGCCTCTTCCTGGGGCGGTTCGCGCATGATCCGGCAGCGATTCGCGCGATTCTCGACGAAGCAGGAGCACGGGTGTGA
- a CDS encoding NAD(P)-dependent oxidoreductase translates to MSPRSSSAQRVLVTGGAGRLGRSVVRVLHDAGHDVISVDRVHDEGSPGEQYVADLSDAAATADLVGRIRPEIIVHLAAIAVPFSAPDAAMYATNTGLFFSVRDAALTAGVARLLVASSPTVLGYGAPQGWSPHYLPLDEAHPRAPWNGYAMSKAATEDLVSMTARQHPASLTIGAFRPCFVVAPEEWHGAVTQQGHTIAERLDDPSLSVTALFNYIDARDAGEFVHAWITAPADVVNGQTYIVGAGDSLVREPLGDVLARVRPEWSELASHLAPTASLFSSDRARADTGWRARRSWRTEFAADASATTHSASR, encoded by the coding sequence ATGTCGCCTCGCAGTAGCTCGGCTCAGCGCGTTCTCGTCACGGGCGGTGCCGGCCGCCTGGGGCGCAGCGTCGTGCGGGTTCTGCACGATGCCGGTCACGACGTCATCTCGGTCGATCGGGTGCACGACGAGGGCAGCCCCGGCGAGCAGTACGTCGCCGATCTGAGCGATGCCGCCGCGACCGCCGACCTCGTCGGCCGCATTCGCCCCGAGATCATCGTGCACCTCGCCGCGATCGCGGTGCCGTTCAGCGCGCCCGATGCTGCGATGTATGCCACGAACACCGGCCTCTTCTTCTCGGTGCGAGATGCCGCGCTCACGGCCGGGGTCGCCAGGCTGCTCGTGGCGAGCAGCCCGACGGTGCTCGGCTACGGCGCCCCGCAGGGATGGTCGCCGCACTACCTCCCTCTTGACGAGGCCCACCCGCGCGCGCCGTGGAACGGATACGCCATGTCGAAGGCCGCCACCGAAGACCTCGTGTCGATGACCGCGCGACAGCACCCTGCATCACTCACGATCGGCGCCTTCCGGCCGTGCTTCGTGGTCGCGCCTGAAGAGTGGCACGGTGCGGTCACGCAGCAGGGGCACACGATCGCCGAGCGACTCGACGACCCGTCGCTGTCGGTGACAGCGCTGTTCAACTACATCGACGCTCGCGACGCCGGCGAGTTCGTGCATGCGTGGATCACCGCGCCGGCCGACGTCGTCAACGGCCAGACCTACATCGTCGGCGCCGGCGATTCGCTCGTGCGAGAGCCCCTCGGCGACGTGCTCGCTCGCGTGCGCCCCGAGTGGTCAGAGCTGGCGTCGCACCTCGCACCCACGGCGTCGCTCTTCTCGAGTGACCGCGCGCGAGCCGACACGGGTTGGCGGGCGCGCCGCTCGTGGCGCACCGAGTTCGCGGCAGATGCTTCCGCGACGACGCATTCTGCGTCACGATGA
- a CDS encoding DeoR/GlpR family DNA-binding transcription regulator, with product MSTDSSAAARPERLADITEAVLAEGTVRIEALAERFQVSLMTVHRDLDELQRRGLVRKERGVATALPTSLVEASEQYRVTRQSAEKAAIARAAIGHLSPGQSVFLDDSTTVAALVPLLHSVTPLTVITNSLSLLTDLRSVADVTLMALGGTYYSWCSAFMGGVTNAAIRHLRADVAVMSSAAVVDGVCFHQNAESVETKRAMFEQAATRIMLVDHTKFERRALHALLPLADFDAVVVDAGTPAAVVDDLRARGAVVHVASQ from the coding sequence GTGAGCACCGACAGCAGCGCCGCTGCCCGCCCTGAGCGACTCGCCGACATCACCGAGGCGGTGCTCGCCGAAGGCACCGTGCGCATCGAGGCCCTCGCTGAGCGGTTTCAGGTGTCGCTTATGACCGTGCATCGAGATCTCGACGAGCTGCAGCGTCGCGGGCTCGTGCGCAAAGAGCGCGGCGTCGCGACGGCGCTGCCGACGAGTCTCGTCGAAGCGAGCGAGCAGTATCGCGTGACGAGGCAGAGCGCCGAGAAGGCCGCGATCGCGCGAGCGGCGATCGGGCACCTCTCACCCGGCCAGTCGGTCTTTCTCGACGACTCGACGACGGTGGCCGCACTCGTTCCGCTGCTGCACTCGGTGACGCCGCTCACGGTGATCACCAACTCGCTGTCGCTGCTCACCGACCTTCGCTCGGTTGCCGACGTGACGCTCATGGCGCTCGGGGGCACCTACTACTCGTGGTGCAGCGCGTTCATGGGCGGCGTGACGAACGCTGCGATCAGGCACTTGCGTGCCGACGTCGCGGTGATGTCGTCTGCCGCGGTCGTCGACGGCGTGTGCTTTCACCAGAACGCCGAATCGGTCGAGACGAAGCGGGCGATGTTCGAGCAGGCCGCCACGCGCATCATGCTCGTCGACCACACGAAGTTCGAGCGGCGGGCCCTGCACGCGCTGCTGCCGCTGGCCGACTTCGATGCGGTGGTCGTCGACGCGGGCACGCCCGCTGCGGTTGTCGACGATCTCCGCGCGCGGGGGGCGGTCGTGCATGTCGCCTCGCAGTAG
- a CDS encoding dihydroxyacetone kinase family protein: MTYLTNDPSDFVAEMLDGFVAVHGDTVSRVPGGVVRAHETPTGQVAVVIGGGSGHYPAFCGLVGPGLAHGAAMGEVFASPSAARVESVARAAHGDAGVLLSYGNYAGDVLNFDEAQERLRADGIDCRTVIVTDDVSSAPVEQWRTRRGVAGDLTVFKVAAAAAEKGLDLDAVVAIAERANERTRTMGVAFTGCTLPGATEPLFTVPRGRMGVGMGIHGEPGVSETDVPIADELAEMLVSTLLDEVPDGVERDGARVAPLVNGLGSIKNEELFLLYGAVARRLEAAGLTLVQPEVGELVTSFEMAGVSLTLFWLDDELERLWAAPASAPAYRKGVASSAHGVQRAAAVDAESAVDGDAAPESIETARMLSAMLATTARTIDAVADELGRLDAVAGDGDHGIGMQNGARAANEAAAKLSGTAGAESLLRAAGDAWADRAGGTSGALWGAMLREAGQVLGNDEAPDARRVSAAITAAVDAVEARGGAQLGDKTMVDALVPFAQTFEAEVSGGATVASAAHAASQAATHAAAATADLTPRRGRARTHTEKSIGTPDPGAHSFALIVTAIAAEFGDSTS; encoded by the coding sequence ATGACCTACCTCACCAATGACCCGAGCGACTTCGTCGCCGAGATGCTCGACGGCTTCGTCGCCGTGCACGGCGACACCGTCTCGCGAGTGCCGGGAGGCGTCGTGCGAGCGCACGAGACGCCGACCGGTCAGGTCGCGGTGGTCATCGGCGGCGGCTCGGGCCACTACCCGGCCTTCTGCGGACTCGTCGGGCCGGGGCTCGCGCACGGTGCGGCGATGGGTGAGGTCTTCGCCTCGCCATCGGCCGCGCGCGTCGAATCGGTGGCGAGGGCGGCCCACGGCGACGCCGGCGTGCTGCTGAGCTACGGCAACTATGCGGGCGATGTGCTCAACTTCGACGAAGCGCAAGAGCGCTTGCGTGCCGACGGCATCGACTGCCGCACCGTCATCGTCACCGACGACGTCTCGAGTGCGCCCGTCGAGCAGTGGCGCACGCGCCGAGGTGTCGCGGGCGACCTCACCGTCTTCAAGGTCGCGGCGGCCGCGGCCGAAAAGGGGCTCGACCTCGACGCGGTGGTCGCGATCGCCGAGCGCGCCAACGAGCGCACGCGCACGATGGGCGTCGCCTTCACCGGATGCACGCTGCCGGGTGCGACCGAGCCGCTGTTCACCGTGCCGCGCGGGCGCATGGGTGTCGGCATGGGCATTCACGGCGAGCCCGGGGTCAGCGAGACCGATGTTCCGATCGCCGACGAGCTCGCCGAGATGCTGGTCTCGACGCTGCTCGACGAGGTGCCAGACGGCGTCGAGCGCGACGGTGCGCGAGTGGCCCCCCTCGTCAACGGGCTAGGCTCGATCAAGAACGAAGAACTCTTTCTGCTCTACGGTGCGGTTGCACGGCGGCTCGAGGCCGCGGGGCTCACACTCGTGCAGCCCGAGGTCGGCGAGCTCGTCACGAGCTTCGAGATGGCGGGCGTCTCACTCACCCTGTTCTGGCTCGACGACGAGCTCGAACGACTGTGGGCCGCGCCCGCATCGGCACCCGCATACCGCAAGGGGGTCGCGTCGAGCGCACACGGAGTGCAACGCGCAGCGGCAGTCGATGCCGAGTCGGCGGTCGACGGTGACGCCGCGCCCGAGTCGATCGAGACAGCACGGATGCTCTCTGCCATGCTCGCGACGACCGCCCGCACGATCGATGCCGTTGCCGATGAGCTCGGGCGGCTCGACGCCGTCGCGGGTGACGGCGATCACGGCATCGGCATGCAGAACGGTGCGCGCGCCGCGAACGAGGCGGCCGCGAAGCTCTCGGGCACGGCCGGCGCCGAGAGCCTGCTGCGGGCGGCCGGCGATGCGTGGGCCGATCGCGCTGGGGGAACCTCGGGCGCGCTGTGGGGGGCGATGCTGCGGGAGGCAGGTCAGGTTCTCGGCAACGACGAAGCACCGGATGCCCGGCGAGTGTCGGCGGCGATCACGGCCGCGGTCGACGCGGTCGAAGCGCGAGGCGGCGCCCAGCTGGGCGACAAGACCATGGTCGACGCTCTCGTTCCGTTCGCACAGACCTTCGAGGCAGAAGTGAGCGGCGGTGCGACGGTGGCCAGTGCTGCACACGCGGCGTCACAAGCTGCGACGCACGCCGCCGCCGCCACGGCAGACCTGACACCGCGTCGAGGTCGTGCCCGCACCCATACCGAGAAGTCGATCGGCACCCCAGACCCCGGCGCGCACTCGTTCGCCCTCATCGTGACGGCCATCGCGGCCGAGTTCGGAGACAGCACCTCATGA
- a CDS encoding carbohydrate ABC transporter permease, which produces MTVTTSYKRQKAFDWSQPWVYLVALFVVVISVGPVAYIWIGGFRTTADINANPAGWPTPWSIDSYVTVLTSTRFWGSVFSSTVVAVGTTAGVVILGVMAAFVIARYTFWGRGGLYALFAAGLMFPVTVAALPLSVLLRDLGLQGSFVGLIIPQVAFALPVTIIILVPFLRAIPAELEEAAVIDGATRVGFFWRIVLPLSGPGLVTVGVLAFVNSWNAYLLPLLVMAAGGMPQDLWTLPLGVQQFSTQYSQNTGAVLAYTSLSMVPAIAFFLFAEKRIVGGLTGAVKG; this is translated from the coding sequence ATGACCGTCACGACGAGCTACAAGCGCCAGAAGGCGTTCGACTGGAGTCAGCCCTGGGTCTACCTCGTGGCACTCTTCGTGGTCGTCATCTCGGTCGGCCCCGTCGCCTACATCTGGATCGGCGGCTTCAGAACCACCGCAGACATCAACGCGAACCCTGCGGGATGGCCGACCCCGTGGTCGATCGACAGCTACGTCACCGTGCTCACGTCGACCCGATTCTGGGGCTCGGTGTTCTCGTCGACCGTCGTGGCCGTGGGCACCACCGCAGGCGTCGTCATTCTCGGGGTCATGGCGGCATTCGTCATCGCGCGCTACACGTTCTGGGGCCGCGGAGGGCTGTATGCGCTGTTCGCCGCCGGCCTGATGTTTCCCGTCACGGTCGCCGCGCTGCCGCTCAGCGTGCTGCTGCGTGATCTGGGGCTGCAGGGTTCGTTCGTCGGCCTGATCATTCCGCAGGTGGCGTTCGCCTTGCCCGTCACGATCATCATTCTCGTGCCGTTCTTGCGCGCGATTCCGGCCGAGCTCGAAGAAGCAGCGGTCATCGACGGCGCCACGCGAGTCGGATTCTTCTGGCGCATCGTGCTGCCACTGTCTGGCCCCGGGCTGGTCACGGTCGGCGTGCTGGCCTTCGTCAACAGCTGGAACGCGTACCTGCTGCCGCTGCTCGTCATGGCGGCCGGAGGCATGCCGCAAGATCTCTGGACCCTGCCACTCGGGGTGCAGCAGTTCTCGACGCAGTACTCGCAGAACACCGGTGCGGTGCTCGCCTACACCTCGCTCTCGATGGTGCCGGCGATCGCGTTCTTCTTGTTCGCCGAGAAGCGCATCGTCGGCGGTCTCACCGGCGCGGTCAAGGGCTGA